From one Streptomyces sp. SCSIO 30461 genomic stretch:
- a CDS encoding transposase family protein, translating into MTKKWARTALSHPAFTGVSRQHLGDLIAELAEPWCALREAALHARRGHKRLRAAGAGPKQELVFTDRVVLTVVHLRTHLPHAALAELYGVGRSTVSEAIGEIRPLLARRGFAVPDRPGLRLRTLADVFAYAEAEGVSLRIDGMETQVRRPRAHRPGRRAFVSGKKKQNTIKTTTISDGQGRTLWNGADRPGRIHDQTAMRTEGIAEQLRLHPSVKAEVDEGYRGLANEFPGQVTAPPKKPKDEAPDGEKRAWREMRRRQSSRRIVVEHANAEMRHWRPLQRYTGRRETYAETHRAIAGLVSDRAARRATRPVHSTELVLARSAVC; encoded by the coding sequence GTGACCAAGAAGTGGGCCCGCACGGCCTTGTCCCATCCTGCCTTCACCGGTGTCTCGCGCCAACATCTCGGCGATTTGATCGCTGAATTGGCCGAGCCGTGGTGTGCGCTGCGCGAGGCGGCACTGCACGCACGGCGCGGCCACAAGCGACTGAGGGCGGCGGGGGCCGGCCCGAAACAAGAACTGGTCTTCACCGACCGTGTCGTGCTCACCGTGGTCCACCTGCGCACGCATCTGCCGCATGCCGCACTGGCCGAGCTGTACGGCGTTGGCCGCTCCACCGTCAGCGAGGCGATCGGCGAGATCCGCCCCCTGCTTGCCCGGCGCGGCTTTGCCGTCCCCGACCGGCCCGGGCTGCGGCTTCGTACGCTGGCCGACGTGTTCGCCTACGCCGAGGCCGAAGGCGTCAGCCTGCGCATCGACGGCATGGAGACCCAGGTCCGCCGCCCGAGGGCGCACCGGCCCGGACGCCGTGCGTTCGTCTCCGGCAAGAAGAAGCAGAACACCATCAAGACCACGACCATCAGCGACGGCCAGGGCCGCACGCTGTGGAACGGCGCCGACCGGCCCGGGCGCATACACGACCAGACCGCCATGCGCACCGAAGGCATCGCCGAGCAGTTGCGCCTGCATCCGAGTGTGAAAGCCGAGGTCGACGAGGGGTATCGGGGCCTGGCCAACGAATTCCCCGGCCAGGTCACCGCCCCGCCGAAGAAGCCCAAGGACGAGGCTCCCGACGGGGAGAAGAGGGCATGGCGCGAGATGCGGCGCCGCCAGTCCTCCCGCCGCATCGTCGTCGAGCACGCCAACGCCGAAATGCGCCACTGGCGACCACTGCAGCGCTACACCGGACGCCGCGAGACCTACGCCGAAACCCACCGTGCCATCGCCGGACTGGTCTCCGACCGCGCAGCCCGGCGGGCCACCCGTCCCGTCCACAGCACCGAACTGGTGCTCGCCCGCTCGGCTGTCTGCTGA
- a CDS encoding DUF6907 domain-containing protein — protein MSTEARTVTLAASDHGNVTLSEPTWCAGHSRHDPETQRADPIHAGPLVECIYQPGPAVRPPRALDGHAGWFRGLAADLAVGWL, from the coding sequence GTGAGCACCGAGGCCCGCACCGTCACCCTGGCCGCCAGCGACCACGGGAACGTCACCCTTTCCGAACCCACCTGGTGCGCCGGCCACAGCCGCCACGATCCCGAGACCCAGCGGGCCGACCCCATCCACGCGGGCCCGCTCGTCGAGTGCATCTATCAGCCCGGTCCAGCTGTACGACCTCCTCGGGCCCTCGACGGACATGCTGGCTGGTTCCGCGGTCTCGCCGCCGACCTTGCTGTCGGGTGGCTCTGA
- a CDS encoding alpha/beta fold hydrolase produces MVDHRLVDVRGTRLAYRLSGPPDAPPLVLVHALGKNFTDWEQVVPALARSRRVYALDLRGHGRSDWPGDYSLELMRADVLQFLDALGLGHVDLIGHSMGGIVAYLLAQDHPQRVSRLVLEDVSVPRPREPSTPTRPDGDLIFDWEMVLAVRRQIDQPDSRWLERLSKITAETLVVAGGPRSHVPQDGVAELARRIPGGHMVTIPVGHLIHHAAPEAFIEVVAAFLLTEENVRPARQR; encoded by the coding sequence ATGGTTGATCACCGCTTGGTCGACGTGAGAGGGACTCGGCTGGCCTATCGGTTGTCGGGTCCGCCGGATGCTCCGCCGCTCGTCCTGGTCCACGCGCTGGGCAAGAATTTCACCGACTGGGAGCAGGTGGTGCCCGCTCTTGCCCGCAGTCGGCGGGTGTATGCCCTCGACCTGCGGGGGCACGGCCGGAGCGACTGGCCGGGTGACTACTCTCTCGAACTGATGCGGGCCGATGTGCTGCAGTTCCTGGACGCTCTGGGACTGGGCCACGTTGACTTGATCGGGCATTCTATGGGCGGGATCGTGGCCTACCTGCTGGCACAGGACCATCCGCAGCGGGTGAGTCGACTGGTCCTGGAGGACGTGTCGGTCCCCCGGCCTCGGGAGCCAAGTACCCCGACCAGGCCGGACGGCGACCTGATCTTCGACTGGGAGATGGTGCTGGCCGTCAGGCGGCAGATCGACCAGCCCGATTCCAGGTGGCTGGAGCGACTCAGCAAGATCACCGCCGAGACCCTCGTGGTGGCCGGCGGCCCACGCAGCCATGTGCCTCAGGACGGCGTCGCCGAGCTGGCCCGCCGCATCCCCGGCGGGCACATGGTCACCATCCCGGTCGGGCACCTGATCCACCACGCAGCGCCGGAGGCGTTCATAGAGGTGGTTGCGGCGTTCCTGCTGACGGAGGAGAACGTTCGTCCCGCCCGCCAACGATGA